From the genome of Nicotiana sylvestris chromosome 2, ASM39365v2, whole genome shotgun sequence, one region includes:
- the LOC104233632 gene encoding probable choline kinase 2, with amino-acid sequence MENSASENKEDVIPEEAKVILKKLASVWDDIVDPNALHVFRLKGAMTNMVYQIKWPSRNPEQQRSRKVLVRIYGKGVDVFFDRQNEIRIFEFMSKQGQGPRLLGRFNNGRIEEFIRARTLSAPDLHDPEVSSLIAAKMREFHELDMPGPKTVILWDRLHNWLNVAKRLASAEEAKNFKLDHLQDEISALEKSLAGNHLSMGFCHNDLQYGNIMMDEEIRSITFIDYEYAGYNHVAFDIANHFCEMVADYHTETPHIMDFSKYPGLEERKRFLRAYLSSSGGSPSEPELEKLAQEVEKYTLASHLFWGLWGIISHHVNKIDFNYLEYARQRFQPYWSKKPELLGSSGSKKG; translated from the exons ATGGAAAATTCAGCATCAGAGAACAAGGAAGACGTAATTCCAGAAGAGGCAAAGGTGATATTAAAGAAATTGGCATCAGTATGGGACGATATAGTGGATCCAAATGCATTACATGTGTTTCGATTAAAGGGTGCAATGACTAACATGGTATATCAAATCAAATGGCCAAGTAGGAATCCGGAGCAGCAGCGATCTAGGAAAGTGTTGGTGAGGATCTATGGGAAAGGCGTGGATGTGTTTTTTGATAGACAGAATGAAATTAGGATTTTTGAATTCATGTCTAAGCAAGGTCAAGGACCTCGTTTGCTTGGTCGCTTTAACAATGGTCGTATTGAGGAGTTCATTCGAGCTCGG ACACTATCAGCTCCTGATCTGCATGATCCAGAGGTATCTTCCTTGATTGCTGCCAAAATGAGAGAATTTCATGAGCTTGATATGCCTGGTCCTAAGACTGTCATCCTCTGGGATAGACTGCA CAATTGGCTTAATGTGGCCAAACGTCTGGCTTCTGCTGAAGAAGCTAAGAACTTCAAGTTGGACCATCTACAAGACGAGATTTCAGCATTGGAAAAGAGTCTTGCTGGCAATCATCTAAGCATGGGATTCTGCCACAATGACTTGCAGTATGGAAACATAATGATGGATGAAGAGATAAGATCAATAACCTTTATT GACTATGAATATGCTGGTTACAACCATGTAGCATTTGATATTGCAAATCACTTTTGTGAAATGGTTGCTGACTATCATACAGAAACGCCTCATATCATGGACTTCAGCAAGTATCCCG GTTTGGAGGAGCGGAAAAGATTTTTACGTGCATATTTAAGTAGTTCAG GTGGCTCTCCCAGTGAACCCGAACTGGAGAAATTAGCTCAAGAAGTGGAGAAGTATACTCTTGCCAGTCATCTTTTTTGGGGTCTATGGGGAATAATATCG CATCATGTGAATAAGATAGACTTCAATTACTTGGAGTATGCTAGACAGAGGTTTCAGCCATATTGGTCAAAGAAACCTGAGCTATTGGGATCTTCAGGTTCCAAGAAAG GTTAA